In Mytilus trossulus isolate FHL-02 chromosome 6, PNRI_Mtr1.1.1.hap1, whole genome shotgun sequence, a single window of DNA contains:
- the LOC134722615 gene encoding histone H2A-like, producing MSGRGKGGKAKAKAKSRSSRAGLQFPVGRIHRLLRKGNYAERVGAGAPVYLAAVLEYLAAEVLELAGNAARDNKKSRIIPRHLQLAIRNDEELNKLLSGVTIAQGGVLPNIQAVLLQRRPRKLPNLSY from the exons ATGTCAGGACGAGGAAAAGGAGGAAAAGCAAAAGCAAAGGCAAAGTCTAGGTCATCCCGTGCCGGACTTCAGTTCCCAGTCGGTCGTATCCACAGACTTTTGAGGAAAGGAAACTATGCCGAGAGAGTTGGTGCCGGTGCACCAGTGTACCTCGCAGCTGTCTTAGAATACTTAGCAGCTGAAGTATTGGAGTTGGCAGGAAACGCCGCTCGTGACAACAAGAAGAGCAGAATCATTCCCCGTCATCTCCAGTTGGCCATCAGAAACGACGAAGAGTTGAACAAACTCTTGTCTGGTGTCACCATTGCCCAGGGAGGTGTTTTACCAAACATCCAGGCTGTACTTCTGCAAAGAAGACCCAGAAAGCTGCCAA atttATCATATTGA
- the LOC134723366 gene encoding histone H2A — protein sequence MSGRGKGGKAKAKAKSRSSRAGLQFPVGRIHRLLRKGNYAERVGAGAPVYLAAVLEYLAAEVLELAGNAARDNKKSRIIPRHLQLAIRNDEELNKLLSGVTIAQGGVLPNIQAVLLPKKTQKAAK from the coding sequence ATGTCAGGACGAGGAAAAGGAGGAAAAGCAAAAGCAAAGGCAAAGTCTAGGTCATCCCGTGCCGGACTTCAGTTCCCAGTCGGTCGTATCCACAGACTTTTGAGGAAAGGAAACTATGCCGAGAGAGTTGGTGCCGGTGCACCAGTGTACCTCGCAGCTGTCTTAGAATACTTAGCAGCTGAAGTATTGGAGTTGGCAGGAAACGCCGCTCGTGACAACAAGAAGAGCAGAATCATTCCCCGTCATCTCCAGTTGGCCATCAGAAACGACGAAGAGTTGAACAAACTCTTGTCTGGTGTCACCATTGCCCAGGGAGGTGTTTTACCAAACATCCAGGCTGTACTTCTGCCAAAGAAGACCCAGAAAGCTGCCAAGTAA
- the LOC134723367 gene encoding histone H2B-like, with the protein MPPKVGTKGAKKAVTKAKTARPGGDKKRRRKRRESYAIYIYKVLRQVHPDTGVSSKAMSIMNSFVNDIFERIAAEASRLAHYNKRSTITSREIQTAVRLLLPGELAKHAVSEGTKAVTKYTSSK; encoded by the coding sequence ATGCCACCCAAAGTAGGAACTAAAGGAGCCAAGAAGGCCGTCACCAAGGCAAAGACTGCCAGACCCGGCGGTGATAAGAAAAGGAGGAGGAAGAGACGTGAATCCTATGCTATCTACATCTACAAAGTCTTGAGACAAGTTCACCCCGACACCGGAGTGTCCTCAAAGGCAATGTCCATCATGAACAGCTTCGTCAACGATATCTTCGAGAGAATCGCAGCAGAGGCTTCCCGATTGGCACACTACAACAAAAGATCTACCATCACATCCCGGGAGATCCAGACCGCTGTCCGTCTTCTCTTACCCGGAGAATTGGCCAAGCACGCTGTCAGTGAAGGTACCAAAGCCGTCACTAAATACACCAGCAGCAAGTAA
- the LOC134722602 gene encoding histone H4 produces MSGRGKGGKGLGKGGAKRHRKVLRDNIQGITKPAIRRLARRGGVKRISGLIYEETRGVLKVFLENVIRDAVTYTEHAKRKTVTAMDVVYALKRQGRTLYGFGG; encoded by the coding sequence ATGTCAGGTAGAGGAAAAGGAGGTAAAGGTCTAGGAAAAGGAGGCGCCAAGCGTCACAGGAAGGTGTTGCGTGATAACATCCAAGGTATCACCAAGCCAGCCATCCGTCGTTTAGCAAGAAGAGGTGGAGTAAAACGTATATCTGGACTCATCTATGAGGAAACCCGTGGTGTCCTTAAAGTTTTCTTGGAAAATGTCATCCGTGATGCTGTCACATACACAGAGCACGCCAAGAGGAAGACTGTCACTGCCATGGATGTTGTCTACGCTTTGAAACGTCAAGGACGTACCTTGTACGGATTCGGAGGTTAA
- the LOC134722601 gene encoding histone H3: protein MARTKQTARKSTGGKAPRKQLATKAARKSAPATGGVKKPHRYRPGTVALREIRRYQKSTELLIRKLPFQRLVREIAQDFKTDLRFQSSAVMALQEASEAYLVGLFEDTNLCAIHAKRVTIMPKDIQLARRIRGERA from the coding sequence ATGGCACGAACAAAGCAAACTGCACGTAAATCCACCGGAGGTAAAGCTCCAAGAAAACAACTTGCCACCAAGGCCGCCCGTAAGAGCGCACCTGCAACCGGTGGAGTCAAGAAACCACATAGATACAGGCCAGGAACAGTCGCTCTCCGAGAAATCAGGAGATACCAGAAGAGCACAGAGCTCCTCATCAGGAAACTCCCCTTCCAGAGATTAGTCCGTGAAATCGCCCAGGACTTCAAAACTGATCTCCGATTCCAGAGTTCAGCCGTCATGGCCCTACAGGAAGCCAGCGAAGCCTACTTGGTCGGTCTCTTCGAGGATACCAACTTGTGCGCAATCCACGCCAAGAGAGTAACCATCATGCCAAAGGATATCCAATTGGCCCGAAGAATCCGTGGAGAACGTGCTTAA
- the LOC134722600 gene encoding histone H4-like, whose amino-acid sequence MSGRGKGGKGLGKGGAKRHRKVLRDNIQGITKPAIRRLARRGGVKRISGLIYEETRGVLKVFLENVIRDAVTYTEHAKRKTVTAMDVVYALKRQGRTFLNMSGRGKGGKGLGKGGAKRHRKVLRDNIQGITKPAIRRLARRGGVKRISGLIYEETRGVLKVFLENVIRDAVTYTEHAKRKTVTAMDVVYALKRQGRTLYGFGG is encoded by the exons ATGTCAGGTAGAGGAAAAGGAGGTAAAGGTCTAGGAAAAGGAGGCGCCAAGCGTCACAGGAAGGTGTTGCGTGATAACATCCAAGGTATCACCAAGCCAGCCATCCGTCGTTTAGCAAGAAGAGGTGGAGTAAAACGTATATCTGGACTCATCTATGAGGAAACCCGTGGTGTCCTTAAAGTTTTCTTGGAAAATGTCATCCGTGATGCTGTCACATACACAGAGCACGCCAAGAGGAAGACTGTCACTGCCATGGATGTTGTCTACGCTTTGAAACGTCAAGGACGTACCTT tTTAAACATGTCAGGTAGAGGAAAAGGAGGTAAAGGTCTAGGAAAAGGAGGCGCCAAGCGTCACAGGAAGGTGTTGCGTGATAACATCCAAGGTATCACCAAGCCAGCCATCCGTCGTTTAGCAAGAAGAGGTGGAGTAAAACGTATATCTGGACTCATCTATGAGGAAACCCGTGGTGTCCTTAAAGTTTTCTTGGAAAATGTCATCCGTGATGCTGTCACATACACAGAGCACGCCAAGAGGAAGACTGTCACTGCCATGGATGTTGTCTACGCTTTGAAACGTCAAGGACGTACCTTGTACGGATTCGGAGGTTAA